The stretch of DNA TGGGTTGTAATTTTGTTATTTTCTGATGGAATGACAAAAGTTATGGTAAAGTGGCTATGTCTTAGTAATTAAGACTCTGTTAAGTGTTTCATTAACTGCTTTAGCACGTTGCATAATCATAATATGAGAACCTTTAGTTATCATTTCAACTTTTCCTTCTAGTTTTTTGTGAGGAAACACAATATCTTGATCTCCGTGAATATGGTATAAGTTTTCAATTTTTAGGGTAGGTTTCCAATTTACAATTTGATGGATAGACCAACGCAAGTACTGAGGGTCACGATGTGTGAAAAAACTATAAAAATCAGGTGCTTTTTCTTTGATATAATAGATGTTTCTGAAAAAACCATAGGATAAGAAATGATCATTAGTGAAAAAACGTATTGGTATAAGTTTATGGGCAGCTATTTTGGAAGAAAATTTAAATAAACGTGGCATTTCTTTTCTTGATTTAATACTGGAAATCAAAATAGTTTTCTCGGGATGAATAAATCGGTTCATTTCCTGTGCTACAATTCCTCCAAAAGACAATCCAATTAAAATAAAAGGCTTTGAGGTATCTACTTCTTTTGTCATACGTTTTGTATATTCTTGAAGCGTTTCATTTTTTAAAGGTTGTTTCCAATCAATAAAATAAGAAGTAAAACCTTCTGGTAAAGAAAGATACTGAAATGCTTTCTGATTTGCTCCTAATCCACTGATAAAATATACATTCATACTTATTTATATAAACTCCACAGCGACATTACCTGCTTCATCAATTTGTGTCAGTTGAACATCCATCATAGTATTCATTAAAGCTGGATTGTATTTTGTGCGGACACGTACATAGTTTTCTGTAAATCCATGAATAAAATTGTCTTTATTTTCACTTTCCCACAATACTTTTCGAGTGGTTCCTATTTGAGTTTCATAAAAAGCACGTCGTTTTTTAGCAGACAAACCTCGAAGCATTTTACTACGCTTATGGCGTACATTTTGAGGGACAACATTTCCCATTTCGATTGCTTCAGTATTCGGTCTTTCTGAATAAGAGAATACATGAAGGTAGGATATATCTAAATCGGCTAGAAAATTATATGTTTCCAAGAAGATTTCATCTGTTTCTCCTGGAAAACCTACAATTACATCCACTCCAATACAAGCATGTGGCATCCATTCTTTTATTTTTTGAATTCGATCTACATATAATTCTTTTAAATAACGACGTTTCATCGCTTTTAAAATAGTATTACTTCCACTTTGCAGGGGCACATGAAAATGTGGAACAAAGTAATTGGATTGTGCACAAAATTCAATGGTTTCATCTTTAAGTAAATTAGGTTCTATGGAAGAGATTCGTAAACGCTCAATTCCTTCAACCTGATCTAATGCTTTAACCAAATCTAAAAAAGTATGTTCATGTTTTTTATTCCCAAATTCTCCTTTACCATAATCCCCGATATTAACACCTGTTAGAACAATTTCTTTAACCCCTTGTTTAGAAATTTCTTGTGCATTTTTTAATACATTTTCTAATGTGTCAGATCGAGAAATACCTCTAGCTAATGGAATCGTACAATAAGTACATTTATAATCACAACCATCTTGTACTTTTAAAAAAGCACGTGTTCGATCTCCTAAAGAATACGATCCTACGTAAAAATTAGCATCTTCAATTTCACAAGAATGGACTTCTCCTAATTCTTTTTTAGAAAGATCATTCAAGTAATCTGTAATTTTAAACTTTTCTGTAGCCCCTAAAACTAAGTCTACTCCATCTACTTCAGCAATTTCTTCTGGTTTTAATTGTGCATAGCAACCTACTGCGATCACAAAAGCCTGATCATTTTGCTTCAAACATGATTTTACTGTTGTTTTAAAACGTTTATCAGCATTATCAGTAACCGAGCAAGTATTAATTACATAGATATCAGCAAATGAATCAAATGAAACTCGTTCAAATCCTTTTTGTTCAAAATCTCGTGCTATGGTTGAGGTTTCTGCAAAGTTTAATTTACATCCCAACGTATGAAAAGCGACTTTACTTCTTTCTTGCATAATCATCTCGCAAAGATACAATCGTTTTTTGAGTTGTACGAATATTTGGAATATCTTTGTGTTATGATAGTAAAAAGTGAAAAACGAAAAGTGAATAGTGAAAAGAAAGAAATGATGTTTTTTTTAAAAATAGCACTATTCACTATTCACTTTTCGTTTTTCATTATTCTTTATTCTTGTGGCGATTCAATAAAAATTGATGATTCAAAAGTTTTTCGTTTAAATCGTTATGATGGAGTAAGTTCTTTAGATCCTGCTTTTGCTAAGACGCAAAGTAATATTTGGATGACTAATCAGCTATTTAATGGATTGGTTCAACTAGATAATCAACTTCATGTAAAACCTTCCATTGCCAAACGATGGGATATTTCAGAAGATGGTAAAACCTATCGTTTTACATTGAGAAAAGATGTTTTTTTTCATAAAAACAAAGTATTTAAATCTAAAGAAACTCGAAAGGTAATAGCAAATGATTTTGTTTATAGTTTTAATCGATTATTAGATAAACAAACTGCTTCCCCTGGAGGTTGGGTCTTAGCAAATGTCAAAGATTTTAAAGCCTTAAATGATACAGTTTTTGAAATCAATTTAAAAGAAGCTTTTCCACCGTTTTTAGGGTTGTTAAGCATGCAGTATTGTGCAGTTGTACCAAAAGAAGCGGTTGTATTTTATGGCTCTGATTTTAGATCAAATCCCGTAGGTACAGGACCTTTTCAATTTAAAATTTGGGAAGAAAATGTAAAATTAGTTTTACGTAAAAACCCCTTGTATTTTGAAAAGGATTCTAAGGGAGAATCATTACCTTATTTGGAAGCTGTTGCGGTAACTTTTTTACCTGATAAGCACAGCGAATTTTTACAACTAATTCAAGGAAACTTAGATTTTATATCAGGGCTAGATCCTAGTTATAAAGATGAATTAATATCCGTTTCAGGAGAATTAAATACAAAATATCAAGGGAAACTCCACTTAGAAAAACAGTCTTATTTAAATACAGAATACTTATGTTTTTATTTAGATAATGAAAATGCTGTAGATAAACGCCTTCGTCAAGCCATTAACTATGGTTTTGACCGTAGAAAAGTGATTCAATATTTACGTAATAATATAGGGACACCCGCTACAGGTGGTATGATCCCTGATGGATTACCTTCTTATTTTGAAAAAGGTTATCATTACCAACCTAAAAAAGCCAAAAAATTAATAGAAGCTTATAAAAAAGAAGAAGGAAGTGTTCCTGAAATAGAATTAACCACCACTTCTGATTATTTAAATATTTGCGAATATTTACAAGCTGAACTTAACAAATTAGGTCTTAAAATTCAAATTAACGTTACCCCTGGTTCTACTTTAAGAGAAGGTAAAGCAAATGGGAAATTTCCTTTTTTTCGCGTAAGCTGGATTGCAGATTATCCTGATGGAGAAAATTATTTATCATTATTTTACTCAAAAAATCATGCTCCAAATGGGCCTAATTATTCACATTTCAAAAATGCACAATTTGATCAATGGTATGAAGCTGCGTTAAAAGAAACATCTGATCTTAAAAGGCGTATTTTATACCAGAAAATGGATAGTTTAATGTTGTCAGAAGCACCTATTGTTCCATTATATTACGATGAAGTAACGGTTTTTATTAATCAAAAAGTACAAAACTTTAAAAGTAATCCAATTAATCTGTTGAATTTAAAGGAAGTATGGAAGAAAAAGTAAAAAGCCATTAACCAAAGCTCCTTTTTAAAGAACTTTGATTAATGACTCTCTTTCTATTTTTTTATTCTAGATTTATTGAATCTCTTCTAAACAAACTTCTAACTGTGGCTTTTGAACCACCATTTGCTTAATAAAAATTAATAATTCTTGAAATTCTTCTTTTGATAATGTTCGAAAAGCTTTTTTTACTTCTCTAGAGAACAGTTCTACACTAAAGCTTACTTTTTCTAATATTTCTTTAGTATAATTTAATACAGTTTTATCCTCCATAATCATTATATTATGTTTATCTACTATTATTAGTACGTAAAAATTACCAATTTAGTATATAATAAGATAAAAAAATTCGCCAAAAGGGTTAAAAGATCATATGAGCGACAAACGTTATAATAGGTAAACTAATTAGTGTTCTTAGTAGAAAAATAATCAATAACTGCCCTATATTAACAGGTATTTTTGTCCCTAAAATTAATCCACCTACCTCAGACATATAGATAAGTTGTGATACTGAAAGGCAAGCTATTACAAAACGGGTTAAATCAGACTCTATAGAAGCTCCTATTACCGAAGGTAAAAACATATCAGCAAAACCAACCATAATGGTTTTAGACATGGCTTCTGCCTCTGGTATTTGTAATAATTCAAGTAGAGGAATAAACGGCATTCCTAAATATTCAAAAATAGGTGTATATTCTGCTATAATCAAAGCAATGGTTCCCATTGCCATTACAATAGGTAAAACACCCATCCACATATCTAAAATGTTTTTTATTCCATCTGTAATAAACTTTTTAAAATCAGAACTAGCATCAGCTCTTTCAACCGCCTTTTTTACACCAAAACTAAAAGGTGTTTCACCTTCTGGAATCATTTCGGTATGTTGTTCATTTTTTTTATAATATGTATCGGATATTCTAGATAAAGGTGGGATTTTAGGAATAATAATAGCGCAAATAATTCCTGCTAGTGCAACTGTTCCTATCATTGGTAAAAAGAGATGATCTAGTTTTACCTGAGAAATGACCACCAAACAAAATGTAATTGAAACAGCTGAGAAACTAGTAGCAATAACAGCGGCTTCTCGTTTTGAATAAAATCCTTCTTCATATTGCTTATTGGTTAATAAAACACCTATCGTTCCATCTCCTAACCAAGAGGTTATACAGTCTACAGAGGATCTTCCTGGTAATGAAAATAGTGGCCGCATAATTTTACTTAACAACATTCCGAAAAACTCTAATAAACCAAAATCCAATACCAAGGGTAATAATAAACCTGCTAAAAAGAAAACAACAAATAAAATAGGCATTAAATCATGTAACAATAATCCTCCAGTATTTTCTGAATATACTTCTTCTAATCCTACTTGAAAAAATGTCATGATAATGAATATACCTCCTAAAAAACGAATAATCACCCAAATCCAAGAAACATCTAATAATTCTTTTATGAATTTATTTTCTAGTACTATTTTAGGTTGAAATAACTTTACTACTAATGTCAAAATAACGGTTAAGATTACACAAAATGTAATGAGAATCGATAAATATTCATTCGTCCATTCTCCAATTTTTTTTGATAACACCGCTACAGGAATAGAAAAACCATTTTCATTTGGAATAGGTGTCATAAACAATAAAATACCAATTAAAGAGGGTATAAAAAATTTTAGAAATTGAGTAGTAGAAAAATGAAACTTTGACATGAAATTCTTTTAATAATGATCGTAAAAATACAATTAAATTCCAAATAGAACCCTTTAACCATCATTTGTAGAATAAATATACTTTAAATACCCTTGATTCTACTTTAATTCTTTTTGATAAAATCTGTATCTTTGAGGTTTCAATTTTTTGATTCAATGAAAAAAGAAACCATTCAAATATTTGGTGCGCGAGAGCATAATTTAAAGGATATTGACTTAGAAATACCTCGTAAAGAGTTAGTTGTAATTACTGGTTTAAGTGGAAGTGGAAAATCTTCTTTAGCTTTTGATACGATTTATGCAGAAGGTCAGCGTCGTTATATCGAAACGTTCTCAGCTTATGCTCGCCAATTTTTAGGTGGTTTAGAACGTCCTGATGTTGATAAAATTGATGGACTTTCACCCGTGATTGCCATTGAACAAAAAACCACTTCAAAAAATCCACGTTCTACTGTTGGTACTATTACTGAAATTTATGATTTCTTACGTCTATTATATGCCCGTGCTTCAACTGCATATTCGTATAATACAGATGAAAAAATGGTACAATATTCTGATGATCAAATTAAAGAATTGATTATCAGGGAATATGAAAACAAACGCGTTTTGA from Flavobacteriaceae bacterium UJ101 encodes:
- the mtaB gene encoding tRNA (N(6)-L-threonylcarbamoyladenosine(37)-C(2))-methylthiotransferase (Catalyzes the methylthiolation of N6- threonylcarbamoyladenosine (t(6)A), leading to the formation of 2- methylthio-N6-threonylcarbamoyladenosine (ms(2)t(6)A) at position 37 in tRNAs that read codons beginning with adenine; Belongs to the methylthiotransferase family. MtaB subfamily; Contains 1 MTTase N-terminal domain; Contains 1 TRAM domain.; KEGG: fpc:FPSM_02045 threonylcarbamoyladenosine tRNA methylthiotransferase MtaB); translated protein: MIMQERSKVAFHTLGCKLNFAETSTIARDFEQKGFERVSFDSFADIYVINTCSVTDNADKRFKTTVKSCLKQNDQAFVIAVGCYAQLKPEEIAEVDGVDLVLGATEKFKITDYLNDLSKKELGEVHSCEIEDANFYVGSYSLGDRTRAFLKVQDGCDYKCTYCTIPLARGISRSDTLENVLKNAQEISKQGVKEIVLTGVNIGDYGKGEFGNKKHEHTFLDLVKALDQVEGIERLRISSIEPNLLKDETIEFCAQSNYFVPHFHVPLQSGSNTILKAMKRRYLKELYVDRIQKIKEWMPHACIGVDVIVGFPGETDEIFLETYNFLADLDISYLHVFSYSERPNTEAIEMGNVVPQNVRHKRSKMLRGLSAKKRRAFYETQIGTTRKVLWESENKDNFIHGFTENYVRVRTKYNPALMNTMMDVQLTQIDEAGNVAVEFI
- a CDS encoding putative peptide-binding periplasmic protein (Probably part of an ABC transporter complex that could be involved in peptide import; Belongs to the bacterial solute-binding protein 5 family.), coding for MIVKSEKRKVNSEKKEMMFFLKIALFTIHFSFFIILYSCGDSIKIDDSKVFRLNRYDGVSSLDPAFAKTQSNIWMTNQLFNGLVQLDNQLHVKPSIAKRWDISEDGKTYRFTLRKDVFFHKNKVFKSKETRKVIANDFVYSFNRLLDKQTASPGGWVLANVKDFKALNDTVFEINLKEAFPPFLGLLSMQYCAVVPKEAVVFYGSDFRSNPVGTGPFQFKIWEENVKLVLRKNPLYFEKDSKGESLPYLEAVAVTFLPDKHSEFLQLIQGNLDFISGLDPSYKDELISVSGELNTKYQGKLHLEKQSYLNTEYLCFYLDNENAVDKRLRQAINYGFDRRKVIQYLRNNIGTPATGGMIPDGLPSYFEKGYHYQPKKAKKLIEAYKKEEGSVPEIELTTTSDYLNICEYLQAELNKLGLKIQINVTPGSTLREGKANGKFPFFRVSWIADYPDGENYLSLFYSKNHAPNGPNYSHFKNAQFDQWYEAALKETSDLKRRILYQKMDSLMLSEAPIVPLYYDEVTVFINQKVQNFKSNPINLLNLKEVWKKK